AGCGAGTGCGGCTCGGCGGATCTGCTCGAGGCGCTCGGGGTCGCGATCGGCCTCGAGCCCGACGGGGTGGCGGCGTGCATCGAGGAGGCCGGGATCGGCTTCTGCTTCGCGCCGGTCTTCCATCCGGCGATGAAGCACGCCGGCCCGGTGCGGCGCGAGCTCGGCGTGCCGACCGTGTTCAACTTCCTCGGCCCGCTGACCAACCCGGCCGGCGCGACGCGCCAAACCGTCGGCGTGTCCGACGCGGCGATGGCGCCGAAGATGGCCGAGGCGCTCGCCGGCCTCGGCTCGGAGCACGCGTTCGTGTTCCGGGGCGACGACGGGCTCGACGAGCTCACCACGACGACGACCTCGCGCGTGTGGGAGATCCGGGGCGGCGCGGTGAGCGAGCGCGCGTTCGACGCTGCCGACCTCGGGATCGCGCGGGCTCGGGGCGAGGACCTCAGAGGCGCAGGCCCGGAGCACAACGCGAAGATCGCCGTGGCGCTTCTCGACGGCCAGCAGGGCCCGGCGCGCGACGCAGTCGCGTTGAACGCCGCGTGCGCGCTGGTCGCAGCCGGCGCGGTCAAGGATCTGGTCGAAGGCCTCGCCCGCGCCGTCGAGTCGATCGAGTCGGGGAGCGCGCGCAAGACCCTCGAGCGGTTCAAAGAGATCTCTCAGAAGAACCGATAGCGGCTACGCTGCGGGCTCTCGCCGGGCGAGCGCGATCCTTCGCTGCCACGTCGCGATCGCCCGTCCACCTCCCATCGCTTCGGCCCATTCGCCGGACGCGCCCCGCAGCTTGATGCGGCGCCGCGCTCGCGCGAGCCAGCCGGCGATCAGCCGCGTCTCGTCGGGATGGCCGTCGGGCGGGATCGAGAGCGGTTCTCCGTTGACACGCTCCAGGACCCCGCCCGACATCTCGAGTACCGCGCCCGCATCCTCTACCTCGATGCGCCCGGCACGCGAGAGCGCGTCGACGGCACGGCGCTTCGCGCTCGCCGACACCAAAGCTCCTATGCGATCGCGCGTGGTTGCCGCTTCCTCGAAGCGCTCCGCGCCGACGAGCCGTTCCATGCGCAGCTCCAGGGCGTTGAGGACCGCGCTCGGGTCGCCGGCCAGCGCCGAAACGGCAGGGTCGACGCCGGTCGCGTAGTCCTCGGGCGTGACGCGTCCCTCGCACGGCGCCGCGCAGCGGCCGATCTCGGCCAGCACGCAGTGAGCGAAGCGCGTCTTGACGCCGATGCGGT
This Actinomycetota bacterium DNA region includes the following protein-coding sequences:
- the trpD gene encoding anthranilate phosphoribosyltransferase, with the protein product MSDFSWADTLSRLVRGEDLGEAEAAAAMGEIMSGAATPAQIGGFLLALRAKGETADEIIGLARSMRSFSKKVEVGGTLVDTCGTGGDLAGTVNVSTMAALVVAGAGVRVAKHGNRAASSECGSADLLEALGVAIGLEPDGVAACIEEAGIGFCFAPVFHPAMKHAGPVRRELGVPTVFNFLGPLTNPAGATRQTVGVSDAAMAPKMAEALAGLGSEHAFVFRGDDGLDELTTTTTSRVWEIRGGAVSERAFDAADLGIARARGEDLRGAGPEHNAKIAVALLDGQQGPARDAVALNAACALVAAGAVKDLVEGLARAVESIESGSARKTLERFKEISQKNR